The following coding sequences are from one Salvelinus namaycush isolate Seneca unplaced genomic scaffold, SaNama_1.0 Scaffold428, whole genome shotgun sequence window:
- the LOC120041265 gene encoding putative nuclease HARBI1 yields MACPFVRDVVDEEALVLRRAFRRERVFRDRLDPLAFPDDHLYERYRFSADGISGAFLYSVGDAEQLNKATICRTIRKADFVNRKSFHSINVQMVCNADCVISNVVAKWPGSVHDSRLFRASEIYQCLSQGEFSGVLLGDRGYGCQPFLLTPFTDPQEAQQAYNHAHARTRARVEMTFGLLKARFHCLHKLRVSPVRACDITVACAVLHNVACLRKERAPRVPPAMDWDNPAIFPDDDSGRLLRDQYVLNYFS; encoded by the exons atggcaTGCCCATTCGTGCGAGATGTGGTGGATGAAGAAGCACTTGTGCTGAGGAGAGCCTTCAGGCGAGAAAGGGTCTTCAGGGACCGGTTGGACCCACTGGCCTTCCCTGATGACCATCTATATGAAAGATACAGGTTTTCTGCAGATGGCATCAG TGGAGCCTTCCTGTACTCAGTGGGGGATGCAGAACAGCTGAACAAGGCCACAATTTGCCGCACAATAagga aggccgattttgtgaataggaaatcctttcacagcattaatgttcag atggtctgcaatgctgactgtgtgatcagcaatgttgtggcaaaatggcctggcTCAGTCCATGACTCCAGACTCTTTCGGGCCTCTGAAATCTATCAGTGCCTATCACAAG gtgaattctctggtgtgttgctgggagacagggggtatggctgccagccttttctcctgacacctttcacagacccccaggaagcacagcaggcctacaaccatgcccatgccaggaccagggccagagttgaaatgacctttggcctcctgaaggcacgctttcactgccttcacaaattaagggtcagccctgttagggcatgtgatattactgtggcttgtgctgtcctccacaatgtggcctgcctgaggaaggagagggcccCCAGAGTGCCACCAGCCATGGACTGGGACAATCCGGCAATCTTCCCTGATGACGACAGTGGTCGGCTGCTGAGGGACCAATATGTGTTGAATTATTTTAGTTAG